GATCAGCTTCTGGTTGGCCCGCTGGTTGGCGAGGATGCCGGGGAACCACTCAGCTTTGATGCCAAGGCCCGCGAGCGCCGCGCGTTGGGAGAGGATGCTGGAGCCGAGATTGTTGGGCGGAGCATCGGCAAGCCGCGCGATGATTTCGGGGGTGGAGACCACCGCGCCCACGCGCATGCCGGCCAGGCCCAGCCACTTGGAGAAGCTGTAGATGGTCAGCGTGCGCTCAGGATAGACCGCCGCCGCCAGATGGTGCTCATAGGCAAAGTGGCGATAGGTGCAATCGTGGATCAGGTAGGCGCCGGCCTCCCGTGCCACGGCTGCGATGTCGGCGATCTCCTGCGCCGTGCAGGCGGTGCCGAGCGGATTGTTGGGATCCACCACATAGATGACCTTGGTCTTCGGCGTGATGGCCGCTTTCAGGCGCTCCGGGGCGAGGCGGTAGCCGTATTCCTCGCCATAGATGGGGATCTGCGTGACGCTGGCACCCACGGAGCGGGCGAAGGCCATGGGCCAGTTCCAGGTGGGATCCGTTGTGATGAACTCATCGCCCGGCGCAAGCAGGGTATGGCAGATGTGGTAGAGCGAGGCGACGGCCCCGTCCGAGATCAGGGCGCACTGGCCAGGCAGCCCGAGATCATCCACCACGCCCTGGCGCAGCGCCTCGAGGCCCGCCGGCGGCGCATAGATGTGGAATTCCTCATCCCGGATGCACTTTTCCATCGCAGCGATGACTGCGGGATGCGGCGTCCCGTGATTGGTGTTCTGCCCCATCCACCGCAGGCCGGGCGTGTTCACCAGCCGGTCGAAATGAGCGTTCCGGACCTCGAAAGATTGCATATTGGTACACCCCAAAGGACGTTTGGCATAATGAAGTGTGTTTTTGGGCTTTCCAAGCGGGAAATTTGCATAAAAATGCAGCGTTGTCGGGTCGCAAAAATAGCAATCTGGTCAAATTGAATTCAAATTTGAGAAATTGGCATACTGGAGCTTGCGCCTGGCATCGAACGCGGGAATGCTGACCCCACTCGGCGAAAGGCCAACCAGAAGGCCACCAGAAGAAGGGGACATCGGGATGCACATTTCACGTCGAAACGCCCTGAAGGGCCTGGGTGCGGCTTTTGCCGCCGGTGCCACGGGCGCTCTTGCCATGCCTGCCATCGCGCAGGGCACGCGGTCGGTCTCCTTCACCACATCGTGGATTCCGGAAGGGCCGAACCTGTTCGCGTATGTGGCGCGCGACAAGGGCTTCTGGAAGAAGCTTGGGCTCGATGTCAGCGTGGCGCGCGGCTCTGGCTCCGGTGCGGCGGCTCAGGCGGTGAGCGCCGGAACGTTCGACTTCGGAATGGCGGCCACCCCGACCGTGATCGTCCAGGCGGCCAAGAAGCTGCCCATCACCTGCATCGGGCAGGTCAATTACGACGCTCTCATGGGCATCGGCGTGCTTGCGAGCTCGCCCATCAAGAGTCCGAAGGAACTGGAGGGCAAGAAGCTCGGGGCCAGCGTTTCCTCGGGTGAATATCCCTTCCTGCCGCTTTATGCGGAGAAGGCCGGCTTCGACCTGTCCAAGGTCCAGATCGTGCAGGTGGACAGCAAGGTGCGCGAGCGCACCCTGGTGGAAAAGCAGGTGGACGCCATTGCCGCC
This genomic interval from Aquabacter sp. L1I39 contains the following:
- a CDS encoding pyridoxal phosphate-dependent aminotransferase, which produces MQSFEVRNAHFDRLVNTPGLRWMGQNTNHGTPHPAVIAAMEKCIRDEEFHIYAPPAGLEALRQGVVDDLGLPGQCALISDGAVASLYHICHTLLAPGDEFITTDPTWNWPMAFARSVGASVTQIPIYGEEYGYRLAPERLKAAITPKTKVIYVVDPNNPLGTACTAQEIADIAAVAREAGAYLIHDCTYRHFAYEHHLAAAVYPERTLTIYSFSKWLGLAGMRVGAVVSTPEIIARLADAPPNNLGSSILSQRAALAGLGIKAEWFPGILANQRANQKLIKDAVDRVPGLSMPVFPSNGNFVVVECGAAGIRPDALVAAFQKHDIMIRQGAYHTPTFGDRFIKISTTVPSAWVEEFVDLLPGLVEQVRGQNEAVKLF